A genomic stretch from Arachis stenosperma cultivar V10309 chromosome 3, arast.V10309.gnm1.PFL2, whole genome shotgun sequence includes:
- the LOC130970799 gene encoding protein Brevis radix-like 4 isoform X1, with amino-acid sequence MLTCIARPKKLGEDSLSHPDDPNSSIGKNQSVKSITSQLKDMALKASGAYKNCSPCAPPSRLRTASGVGGASIGSGGDSDGDSDRFRWSYRRTGSSSSSAGTRTGWGKEMEARLKGISSGEGTPSSAGGSGRRAEPVVVLVEENEPKEWVAQVEPGVLITFVSLPRGGNDLKRIRFSREIFNKWQAQRWWAENYDKVMELYNVQRLNRQAFPLPTPPRSEDESSKRESIEDSPVTPPLTKERLPRNLYRPTGVGMGYSSSDSFDHQSMQSRHYNDSNGLNSTPKVSTISAAKTEMSSMDASISSSSREVDHSGELSMSNASDLETEWVEQDEPGVYITIRALPGGKRELKRVRFSREKFGEMHARLWWEENRARIHEQYLYLYR; translated from the exons atgctgACTTGCATAGCTCGGCCGAAGAAACTCGGGGAAGACTCACTGAGTCACCCGGACGATCCCAATTCCAGCATCGGAAAGAATCAATCCGTCAAGTCCATCACCTCTCAG TTAAAGGATATGGCGTTGAAGGCGTCGGGTGCGTACAAGAACTGCAGTCCGTGCGCGCCGCCGAGTCGACTCAGGACAGCCAGTGGAGTGGGCGGTGCCAGTATTGGAAGCGGTGGAGACTCGGATGGGGACTCGGATCGGTTCCGGTGGTCGTACAGACGGACAGGGAGCTCAAGCTCGTCGGCGGGGACAAGGACAGGGTGGGGAAAGGAGATGGAGGCGAGACTTAAGGGGATATCGAGCGGCGAGGGGACGCCGAGCTCCGCCGGAGGGAGCGGGCGGAGGGCGGAGCCGGTGGTGGTGCTAGTGGAGGAGAACGAGCCGAAGGAGTGGGTGGCGCAGGTGGAGCCCGGCGTCTTGATCACGTTCGTGTCGCTTCCCCGTGGCGGGAACGACCTCAAGCGCATACGATTCAG TCGGGAGATATTTAACAAATGGCAAGCTCAAAGATGGTGGGCAGAGAACTATGACAAGGTCATGGAACTTTACAATGTTCAAAGGCTTAACCGCCAAGCTTTCCCTCTTCCAACTCCACCACGGTCTGAAGATGAG AGTTCAAAGCGTGAATCAATAGAAGACAGCCCTGTAACACCTCCACTAACCAAGGAACGGCTACCTCGAAATTTGTACCGCCCAACAGGGGTGGGAATGGGGTACTCATCCTCAGATTCCTTTGATCATCAGTCGATGCAATCCCGGCATTACAATGATTCAAACGGTCTGAATTCAACCCCAAAGGTTTCAACCATTAGCGCTGCCAAGACAGAGATGTCATCGATGGATGCTTCTATAAGTAGCTCATCCAGAGAAGTGGACCATTCCGGGGAACTATCAATGAGCAATGCTAGTGACTTGGAGACTGAATGGGTTGAGCAGGATGAACCTGGAGTCTACATTACCATTAGAGCACTCCCAGGTGGCAAACGGGAGCTCAAACGAGTGAGGTTCAG CCGAGAAAAATTTGGGGAGATGCATGCTCGACTTTGGTGGGAGGAGAATCGTGCCAGAATACATGAACAATACTT GTATCTTTATAGATGA
- the LOC130970799 gene encoding protein Brevis radix-like 4 isoform X2 — MLTCIARPKKLGEDSLSHPDDPNSSIGKNQSVKSITSQLKDMALKASGAYKNCSPCAPPSRLRTASGVGGASIGSGGDSDGDSDRFRWSYRRTGSSSSSAGTRTGWGKEMEARLKGISSGEGTPSSAGGSGRRAEPVVVLVEENEPKEWVAQVEPGVLITFVSLPRGGNDLKRIRFSREIFNKWQAQRWWAENYDKVMELYNVQRLNRQAFPLPTPPRSEDESSKRESIEDSPVTPPLTKERLPRNLYRPTGVGMGYSSSDSFDHQSMQSRHYNDSNGLNSTPKVSTISAAKTEMSSMDASISSSSREVDHSGELSMSNASDLETEWVEQDEPGVYITIRALPGGKRELKRVRFSREKFGEMHARLWWEENRARIHEQYL; from the exons atgctgACTTGCATAGCTCGGCCGAAGAAACTCGGGGAAGACTCACTGAGTCACCCGGACGATCCCAATTCCAGCATCGGAAAGAATCAATCCGTCAAGTCCATCACCTCTCAG TTAAAGGATATGGCGTTGAAGGCGTCGGGTGCGTACAAGAACTGCAGTCCGTGCGCGCCGCCGAGTCGACTCAGGACAGCCAGTGGAGTGGGCGGTGCCAGTATTGGAAGCGGTGGAGACTCGGATGGGGACTCGGATCGGTTCCGGTGGTCGTACAGACGGACAGGGAGCTCAAGCTCGTCGGCGGGGACAAGGACAGGGTGGGGAAAGGAGATGGAGGCGAGACTTAAGGGGATATCGAGCGGCGAGGGGACGCCGAGCTCCGCCGGAGGGAGCGGGCGGAGGGCGGAGCCGGTGGTGGTGCTAGTGGAGGAGAACGAGCCGAAGGAGTGGGTGGCGCAGGTGGAGCCCGGCGTCTTGATCACGTTCGTGTCGCTTCCCCGTGGCGGGAACGACCTCAAGCGCATACGATTCAG TCGGGAGATATTTAACAAATGGCAAGCTCAAAGATGGTGGGCAGAGAACTATGACAAGGTCATGGAACTTTACAATGTTCAAAGGCTTAACCGCCAAGCTTTCCCTCTTCCAACTCCACCACGGTCTGAAGATGAG AGTTCAAAGCGTGAATCAATAGAAGACAGCCCTGTAACACCTCCACTAACCAAGGAACGGCTACCTCGAAATTTGTACCGCCCAACAGGGGTGGGAATGGGGTACTCATCCTCAGATTCCTTTGATCATCAGTCGATGCAATCCCGGCATTACAATGATTCAAACGGTCTGAATTCAACCCCAAAGGTTTCAACCATTAGCGCTGCCAAGACAGAGATGTCATCGATGGATGCTTCTATAAGTAGCTCATCCAGAGAAGTGGACCATTCCGGGGAACTATCAATGAGCAATGCTAGTGACTTGGAGACTGAATGGGTTGAGCAGGATGAACCTGGAGTCTACATTACCATTAGAGCACTCCCAGGTGGCAAACGGGAGCTCAAACGAGTGAGGTTCAG CCGAGAAAAATTTGGGGAGATGCATGCTCGACTTTGGTGGGAGGAGAATCGTGCCAGAATACATGAACAATACTTGTAA